A single window of Kitasatospora sp. HUAS MG31 DNA harbors:
- a CDS encoding response regulator transcription factor, producing MTTEPTRVAVVSDCPLFRLGLAQVADAAPDLVPTAEVGSVDDVEKHLDDVDVVLLDLQAQPSHLSAAVHRLAGQGAKVLVLCSGLQADIEPAMQAGARGCLSRQAGEQELVAAVRLIASGCAYVSAALAVRSWSDATFHLTEREKQILRLVADGETDHGIAERLGISEHTVHSHLDRLRDKIGSRRRVDLTRFAIAHDIVP from the coding sequence ATGACAACCGAACCGACCCGTGTCGCAGTCGTCAGCGACTGCCCCCTCTTCCGGCTCGGCCTCGCCCAGGTCGCCGACGCCGCCCCCGACCTGGTCCCCACGGCCGAGGTCGGATCGGTGGACGACGTCGAGAAACACCTGGACGACGTCGACGTGGTCCTGCTCGACCTGCAGGCCCAGCCCTCGCACCTGTCCGCCGCCGTCCACCGGCTCGCCGGACAGGGTGCCAAGGTGCTGGTGCTCTGCTCCGGCCTGCAGGCCGACATCGAACCCGCCATGCAGGCCGGCGCCCGCGGGTGCCTGAGCCGGCAGGCCGGCGAGCAGGAGCTGGTCGCGGCGGTCCGGCTGATCGCGTCGGGCTGTGCGTACGTGTCGGCGGCGCTCGCGGTGCGGTCGTGGTCGGACGCGACCTTCCACCTCACCGAGCGGGAGAAGCAGATCCTGCGGCTGGTCGCCGACGGCGAGACCGACCACGGGATCGCCGAGCGGCTGGGGATCAGCGAGCACACGGTGCACTCGCACCTGGACCGGCTGCGGGACAAGATCGGCTCCCGGCGGCGGGTGGACCTGACGCGGTTCGCCATCGCGCACGACATCGTGCCGTGA
- a CDS encoding DUF309 domain-containing protein, with the protein MSDPMVEGGEPVCWLERVCEGCGRLRERPGPEACEHCGALPGGGAPPASAPRRVPGRDRDAAGRARSGRPRDGLGRPLPYGAQGVMRQPEGVLRSGPQTLAEAQRLIDAGRPFHAHEVLEDRWKSGPEEERGLWRALAQFAVGLTHAARGNGTGAAALLDRAADGLAGWTAAPPYGIEAAALAAWARERAAEVPEVALVAPPLVSGGQFAG; encoded by the coding sequence ATGAGCGATCCGATGGTGGAGGGCGGGGAGCCGGTCTGCTGGCTGGAGCGGGTGTGTGAGGGGTGTGGGCGGCTGCGGGAGCGGCCCGGGCCGGAGGCGTGTGAGCACTGCGGCGCGCTCCCCGGCGGCGGGGCGCCCCCGGCGTCCGCGCCGCGACGGGTACCCGGGCGCGATCGGGACGCCGCGGGCCGGGCCCGCAGCGGACGTCCGCGGGACGGGCTGGGACGTCCGCTGCCGTACGGTGCCCAGGGGGTGATGCGGCAGCCGGAGGGTGTGCTGCGCTCCGGGCCGCAGACGCTGGCCGAGGCGCAGCGGCTGATCGACGCCGGCCGGCCGTTCCACGCCCATGAGGTGCTGGAGGACCGGTGGAAGTCCGGGCCGGAGGAGGAGCGCGGTCTCTGGCGCGCCCTCGCGCAGTTCGCCGTCGGCCTGACCCACGCCGCGCGCGGCAACGGTACGGGCGCCGCCGCGCTGCTCGACCGCGCCGCGGACGGCCTCGCCGGGTGGACGGCCGCGCCGCCGTACGGCATCGAGGCGGCCGCGCTGGCGGCGTGGGCGCGGGAGCGGGCGGCCGAGGTGCCGGAGGTGGCGCTGGTGGCTCCGCCGCTGGTGAGCGGTGGTCAGTTCGCCGGTTGA
- a CDS encoding aldo/keto reductase has protein sequence MGIETITAANAGSWELGDLRVHRMGFGAMRLTGSAPFSAGVPSDRERAITVLRRAVDLGVNHIDTAAFYFSALRSANELINRALGPYPEDLVIATKVGPGRDPSGEWWWATPDQLRGQVEENLRQLGRDHLDLVNLRTRGSGSIAEHFGALSELRDAGLIRNLGVSNVQLSHLDEALAIAPVVCVQNRYGLGARTEAGGEVLRACGERGIAFVPFFTIAGSGGDTGEAAAEHPGVREVAAGRGVSEAQVRLAWTLQQGAHVLAIPGTGSPEHLVENVAAGGIRLTAEELARLDEQAAGH, from the coding sequence ATGGGTATAGAGACGATCACCGCGGCGAACGCGGGCAGTTGGGAACTCGGCGACCTCCGCGTCCACCGGATGGGGTTCGGCGCCATGCGGCTCACCGGCAGCGCGCCGTTCAGCGCCGGCGTGCCGAGCGACCGCGAGCGGGCGATCACCGTGCTGCGGCGGGCCGTCGACCTCGGCGTGAACCACATCGACACCGCCGCCTTCTACTTCTCCGCGCTGCGCTCCGCCAACGAGCTCATCAACCGGGCTCTCGGCCCGTACCCCGAGGACCTGGTCATCGCCACCAAGGTCGGGCCCGGGCGTGATCCGTCCGGTGAGTGGTGGTGGGCCACCCCCGACCAGCTGCGCGGCCAGGTCGAGGAGAACCTGCGGCAGCTCGGGCGCGACCACCTCGACCTGGTCAACCTGCGGACCCGGGGCAGCGGGTCGATCGCCGAGCACTTCGGGGCGCTGAGCGAGCTGCGGGACGCCGGGCTGATCCGGAACCTGGGTGTGTCGAACGTGCAACTGTCGCACCTGGATGAGGCGTTGGCGATTGCGCCGGTGGTGTGCGTGCAGAACCGGTACGGGCTGGGCGCGCGGACCGAGGCCGGAGGGGAGGTGCTACGGGCGTGCGGGGAACGGGGGATCGCGTTCGTGCCGTTCTTCACGATCGCGGGCAGCGGCGGGGACACCGGGGAGGCGGCGGCCGAGCATCCCGGGGTGCGGGAGGTGGCGGCCGGGCGCGGGGTGAGCGAGGCGCAGGTACGGCTGGCGTGGACGCTGCAACAGGGCGCGCACGTCCTGGCCATCCCCGGGACGGGCAGCCCGGAGCACCTGGTGGAGAACGTGGCGGCGGGCGGTATCCGGCTGACGGCGGAGGAGTTGGCGCGGCTGGACGAGCAGGCCGCCGGCCACTGA
- a CDS encoding DinB family protein — translation MTTPLPPRLRPAYDADERTQLLGWLSMQRAVVHWKCAELSDEDAHRALLPTSPGMTVAGLVSHLRWVEHLWFEVVLLGGAKEGPLFKEDVEDAEMQVDGIALTTLLDEYRQQCERSDEIIAAHGLDDTGRHPDFPASAGSLRWILFHMIEETARHAGHFDTIRELLDGAKGYY, via the coding sequence ATGACGACGCCCCTTCCTCCCCGCCTCCGCCCCGCGTACGACGCCGACGAGCGGACCCAGCTCCTCGGCTGGCTGTCCATGCAGCGCGCGGTCGTCCACTGGAAGTGCGCGGAGCTGTCCGACGAGGACGCCCACCGCGCGCTGCTGCCCACCTCCCCCGGGATGACCGTGGCCGGGCTGGTGTCCCACCTGCGCTGGGTGGAACACCTGTGGTTCGAGGTCGTCCTGCTCGGCGGCGCCAAGGAGGGCCCGCTGTTCAAGGAGGACGTCGAGGACGCCGAGATGCAGGTGGACGGGATAGCGCTCACCACCCTCCTCGACGAGTACCGGCAGCAGTGCGAGCGGTCCGACGAGATCATCGCCGCCCACGGCCTGGACGACACCGGCCGCCACCCCGACTTCCCCGCCTCCGCGGGCAGCCTCCGCTGGATCCTGTTCCACATGATCGAGGAAACCGCCCGCCACGCCGGCCACTTCGACACCATCCGCGAACTCCTCGACGGCGCCAAGGGCTACTACTGA
- a CDS encoding S1 RNA-binding domain-containing protein, giving the protein MGARRGHRAGGRGRPAGPLRGAVGGPRPGTGVPVPQGPPAGPVPPLPRHPPPRLGPAGTVTGLVSFGAFVRVAPAVVGLVPLDELAPRAVRVGDRVQVTLTAADGPTRRITLSLRPPTA; this is encoded by the coding sequence CTGGGAGCACGTCGAGGACATCGGGCAGGTGGTCGAGGTCGGCCGGCGGGTCCGCTGCGAGGTGCTGTCGGTGGACCTCGACCGGGAACAGGTGTCCCTGTCCCTCAAGGCCCTCCGGCCGGACCCGTTCCCCCGCTTCCTCGCCACCCACCCCCTCGGCTCGGTCCTGCCGGGACGGTCACCGGCCTGGTGTCCTTCGGCGCCTTCGTCCGCGTGGCCCCGGCCGTCGTGGGCCTGGTCCCCCTCGACGAACTCGCCCCCCGGGCCGTGCGCGTCGGCGACCGGGTCCAGGTCACCCTCACCGCCGCCGACGGCCCCACCCGCCGGATCACCCTCTCCCTCCGCCCGCCGACCGCGTAG